From Homalodisca vitripennis isolate AUS2020 unplaced genomic scaffold, UT_GWSS_2.1 ScUCBcl_758;HRSCAF=3428, whole genome shotgun sequence, the proteins below share one genomic window:
- the LOC124370996 gene encoding protein ANTAGONIST OF LIKE HETEROCHROMATIN PROTEIN 1-like, translating to MPAMLAMRQFTPPRGLRCYAGSYVYVSIQEDVCSDSLMFDEVLAMVDGDIKKNNTNYREAISSRERLAICLRFLATGDTYTTISFSYRIGISTVANIVEEVSDALWLRLQPEFMPTPNEALWRQIEKGFKERWNFPHCIGAIDGKHVAIQAPLTLVLAFIIL from the exons ATGCCGGCTATGCTAGCGATGCGCCAATTCACACCGCCGCGAGGGTTGCGATGCTATGCTGGTAGCTACGTTTACGTCAGTATTCAGGAAGATGTCTGCTCCGACAGTCTCATG TTCGACGAAGTCCTGGCAATGGTTGATGGTgacataaagaaaaataatacaaactacaGGGAGGCAATTTCTAGCCGGGAGCGGCTGGCAATTTGCTTGAG attccTGGCAACTGGAGATACATATACAACAATCAGTTTCAGCTACAGAATTGGGATAAGCACAGTTGCTAATATCGTAGAAGAAGTGAGTGATGCATTATGGCTACGCTTGCAACCAGAGTTCATGCCAACACCAAATGAAGCTCTGTGGCGACAAATTGAGAAAGGATTCAAAGAAAGATGGAACTTCCCTCACTGCATAGGCGCAATTGACGGGAAACATGTTGCAATCCAGGCACCCCTCACTCTGGTTCtagcttttataatattataa